The Triticum aestivum cultivar Chinese Spring chromosome 7B, IWGSC CS RefSeq v2.1, whole genome shotgun sequence genome window below encodes:
- the LOC123157318 gene encoding peroxisome biogenesis protein 5 isoform X1 — protein sequence MGTRHLITGQNNCAPDGASSSNPFGALANTLLGQSNKAESLKGLPGASVSVPTTSDYSTAPLSTVPGSENEFKQDQRPFARGADFMRGGPANDWVESFRPPGHSAFGGPEANFAEFEQIYNNAGPTLGPALDGPPQRVLSGVLHSFLSSGRAGVPFQPVPVPALGLSEADKQCIRDRSCIMARHILADQPEEYIQAQVNTLLHSLDIDNSHRMKNPLHGPYPEMEEYWNQSQSALRSGPMHNAANNWISEFGKQNNNPEGWITEFGKQNNNPEGWAHSFEQQYGPNGWASEFEQHQSQMAMDQMGGANMANLAAMQQSRMLAETLSSNNDPKFQNSKFFQFVSKMSRGELIIEDNQVKQGSASQSNGWADEFQTQHNANANSWADQFVHEELSQGADNWVSEFSSEQNQSGLKEKWVDEFSKLNMDDWTEEFSGGAFGESSADPWADEFQNQLSASKSSGASRGVYVFSEMNPYVGHPNPMQEGQELFRKGLLSEAALALEAEVLKNPDNAEGWRLLGVTHAENDDDQQAIAAMLRAQEANPTNLEVLLALGVSHTNELEQGEALRYLSRWLQNHPKYGALAAPHQTDSPYGPDVVRLFNEAAQMSPEDADVHIVLGVLYNLSREYDKAIASFKTALQLKPQDYSLWNKLGATQANSIQSADAVLAYQQALDLKPNYVRAWANMGISYANQGLYEDSIRYYVRAVSMNPKADNAWQYLRISLGNASRSDMIAACDSRNLDVLQKEFPL from the exons ATGGGGACGCGCCACCTCATCACCGGCCAGAACAACTGCGCCCCGGATGGGGCATCCTCCTCCAACCCATTCGGCGCCCTTGCCAACACCCTCCTCGGCCAGTCCAACAAGGCGGAG TCACTAAAGGGACTTCCTGGAGCCTCAGTTAGTGTTCCAACTACGTCTGATTATAGCACAGCTCCACTGTCTACTGTCCCTGGCTCTGAGAATGAGTTCAAGCAAGATCAACGGCCATTTGCACGG GGTGCCGACTTCATGCGTGGGGGTCCTGCTAATGATTGGGTTGAATCTTTTCGCCCTCCGGGGCATTCTGCATTTGGAGGGCCAGAAGCAAACTTTGCAGAGTTTGAGCAAATTTATAACAATGCAGGCCCTACCTTGGGACCGGCCTTGGATG GTCCGCCACAAAGGGTCTtatctggtgttctgcattctttTCTTTCAAGTGGCCGAGCTGGTGTGCCATTTCAACCTGTCCCAGTACCAGCTCTTGGTTTGTCCGAAGCCGACAAACAATGTATACGTGATCGCAGCTGCATAATGGCACGCCATATTTTGGCCGATCAACCTGAAGAATATATACAAGCACAG GTGAATACACTGCTGCATTCTCTTGATATTGACAATAGTCATCGAATGAAAAATCCCCTGCATGGGCCGTACCCAGAGATGGAGGAGTACTGGAATCAGTCCCAAAGTGCTTTGAGATCTGGCCCAATGCACAATGCTGCAAATAATTGGATTAGTGAGTTCGGCAAGCAAAACAATAACCCTGAGGGTTGGATCACTGAGTTTGGCAAGCAGAATAATAACCCTGAGGGTTGGGCGCACTCTTTTGAGCAGCAATATGGTCCCAATGGATGGGCCTCTGAGTTTGAACAG CATCAGTCTCAGATGGCCATGGATCAGATGGGAGGAGCGAACATGGCGAATCTCGCAGCTATGCAGCAATCCCGTATGCTTGCAGAAACATTATCAAGTAACAATGACCCAAAGTTCCAG AATTCTAAATTCTTCCAGTTTGTTTCAAAGATGAGCCGTGGTGAACTTATTATAGAAGATAACCAAGTAAAACAAGGTTCAGCATCCCAATCCAATGGCTGGGctgatgaatttcaaacacagcaTAATGCTAATGCAAATTCTTGGGCAGATCAGTTTGTGCATGAAGAG CTTTCACAAGGGGCCGATAATTGGGTTAGTGAGTTCTCTAGTGAACAGAATCAGAGTGGGCTCAAAGAGAAGTGGGTCGATGAGTTCTCCAAATTGAATATGGATGATTGGACAGAGGAGTTCAGTGGAGGAGCTTTTGGTGAGAGCTCTGCTGATCCATGGGCAGATGA GTTTCAGAACCAACTGTCAGCTTCCAAAAGTTCTGGCGCTTCTCGAGGGGTTTATGTTTTTTCCGAGATGAACCCATATGTTGGTCATCCTAATCCAATGCAGGAAGGGCAGGAGCTCTTTCGGAAGGGCCTCTTAAGTGAAGCTGCTCTTGCTCTGGAGGCTGAAGTTTTAAAGAACCCTGATAATGCTGAAGGTTGGAGGTTGCTTGGAGTAACACATGCTGAAAATGATGATGACCAGCAG GCCATAGCTGCAATGCTGCGTGCCCAGGAGGCCAATCCTACCAACTTGGAAGTTCTTCTTGCTCTTGGTGTCAGTCACACAAACG AGTTGGAACAGGGAGAAGCATTAAGATATCTTTCGAGATGGCTTCAGAATCATCCAAAGTATGGAGCTCTCGCCGCTCCCCACCAAACTGATTCACCATATGGTCCAGAT GTTGTTAGATTGTTTAATGAAGCTGCTCAGATGTCGCCTGAGGATGCTGATGTCCACATAGTTCTGGGTGTCTTGTACAACTTATCAAGAGAATATGATAAAGCTATAGCTTCATTTAAGACGGCACTACAGCTGAAACCACAAGACTATTCTCTCTGGAACAAGCTCGGTGCGACCCAAGCAAACAGCATCCAGAGTGCTGATGCCGTACTGGCATACCAGCAG GCTCTAGATTTGAAGCCCAACTACGTCCGTGCATGGGCTAATATGGGAATTAGCTATGCCAACCAG GGTCTGTACGAGGATTCCATTCGGTACTATGTAAGGGCGGTTTCCATGAATCCAAAAGCAGACAATGCCTGGCAGTACTTGAGAATTTCACTTGG TAACGCTTCACGCAGTGATATGATTGCTGCATGTGATTCCCGCAACCTTGATGTCCTTCAGAAAGAGTTTCCCCTCTGA
- the LOC123157318 gene encoding peroxisome biogenesis protein 5 isoform X2, giving the protein MGTRHLITGQNNCAPDGASSSNPFGALANTLLGQSNKAESLKGLPGASVSVPTTSDYSTAPLSTVPGSENEFKQDQRPFARGADFMRGGPANDWVESFRPPGHSAFGGPEANFAEFEQIYNNAGPTLGPALDGPPQRVLSGVLHSFLSSGRAGVPFQPVPVPALGLSEADKQCIRDRSCIMARHILADQPEEYIQAQVNTLLHSLDIDNSHRMKNPLHGPYPEMEEYWNQSQSALRSGPMHNAANNWISEFGKQNNNPEGWITEFGKQNNNPEGWAHSFEQQYGPNGWASEFEQHQSQMAMDQMGGANMANLAAMQQSRMLAETLSSNNDPKFQLSQGADNWVSEFSSEQNQSGLKEKWVDEFSKLNMDDWTEEFSGGAFGESSADPWADEFQNQLSASKSSGASRGVYVFSEMNPYVGHPNPMQEGQELFRKGLLSEAALALEAEVLKNPDNAEGWRLLGVTHAENDDDQQAIAAMLRAQEANPTNLEVLLALGVSHTNELEQGEALRYLSRWLQNHPKYGALAAPHQTDSPYGPDVVRLFNEAAQMSPEDADVHIVLGVLYNLSREYDKAIASFKTALQLKPQDYSLWNKLGATQANSIQSADAVLAYQQALDLKPNYVRAWANMGISYANQGLYEDSIRYYVRAVSMNPKADNAWQYLRISLGNASRSDMIAACDSRNLDVLQKEFPL; this is encoded by the exons ATGGGGACGCGCCACCTCATCACCGGCCAGAACAACTGCGCCCCGGATGGGGCATCCTCCTCCAACCCATTCGGCGCCCTTGCCAACACCCTCCTCGGCCAGTCCAACAAGGCGGAG TCACTAAAGGGACTTCCTGGAGCCTCAGTTAGTGTTCCAACTACGTCTGATTATAGCACAGCTCCACTGTCTACTGTCCCTGGCTCTGAGAATGAGTTCAAGCAAGATCAACGGCCATTTGCACGG GGTGCCGACTTCATGCGTGGGGGTCCTGCTAATGATTGGGTTGAATCTTTTCGCCCTCCGGGGCATTCTGCATTTGGAGGGCCAGAAGCAAACTTTGCAGAGTTTGAGCAAATTTATAACAATGCAGGCCCTACCTTGGGACCGGCCTTGGATG GTCCGCCACAAAGGGTCTtatctggtgttctgcattctttTCTTTCAAGTGGCCGAGCTGGTGTGCCATTTCAACCTGTCCCAGTACCAGCTCTTGGTTTGTCCGAAGCCGACAAACAATGTATACGTGATCGCAGCTGCATAATGGCACGCCATATTTTGGCCGATCAACCTGAAGAATATATACAAGCACAG GTGAATACACTGCTGCATTCTCTTGATATTGACAATAGTCATCGAATGAAAAATCCCCTGCATGGGCCGTACCCAGAGATGGAGGAGTACTGGAATCAGTCCCAAAGTGCTTTGAGATCTGGCCCAATGCACAATGCTGCAAATAATTGGATTAGTGAGTTCGGCAAGCAAAACAATAACCCTGAGGGTTGGATCACTGAGTTTGGCAAGCAGAATAATAACCCTGAGGGTTGGGCGCACTCTTTTGAGCAGCAATATGGTCCCAATGGATGGGCCTCTGAGTTTGAACAG CATCAGTCTCAGATGGCCATGGATCAGATGGGAGGAGCGAACATGGCGAATCTCGCAGCTATGCAGCAATCCCGTATGCTTGCAGAAACATTATCAAGTAACAATGACCCAAAGTTCCAG CTTTCACAAGGGGCCGATAATTGGGTTAGTGAGTTCTCTAGTGAACAGAATCAGAGTGGGCTCAAAGAGAAGTGGGTCGATGAGTTCTCCAAATTGAATATGGATGATTGGACAGAGGAGTTCAGTGGAGGAGCTTTTGGTGAGAGCTCTGCTGATCCATGGGCAGATGA GTTTCAGAACCAACTGTCAGCTTCCAAAAGTTCTGGCGCTTCTCGAGGGGTTTATGTTTTTTCCGAGATGAACCCATATGTTGGTCATCCTAATCCAATGCAGGAAGGGCAGGAGCTCTTTCGGAAGGGCCTCTTAAGTGAAGCTGCTCTTGCTCTGGAGGCTGAAGTTTTAAAGAACCCTGATAATGCTGAAGGTTGGAGGTTGCTTGGAGTAACACATGCTGAAAATGATGATGACCAGCAG GCCATAGCTGCAATGCTGCGTGCCCAGGAGGCCAATCCTACCAACTTGGAAGTTCTTCTTGCTCTTGGTGTCAGTCACACAAACG AGTTGGAACAGGGAGAAGCATTAAGATATCTTTCGAGATGGCTTCAGAATCATCCAAAGTATGGAGCTCTCGCCGCTCCCCACCAAACTGATTCACCATATGGTCCAGAT GTTGTTAGATTGTTTAATGAAGCTGCTCAGATGTCGCCTGAGGATGCTGATGTCCACATAGTTCTGGGTGTCTTGTACAACTTATCAAGAGAATATGATAAAGCTATAGCTTCATTTAAGACGGCACTACAGCTGAAACCACAAGACTATTCTCTCTGGAACAAGCTCGGTGCGACCCAAGCAAACAGCATCCAGAGTGCTGATGCCGTACTGGCATACCAGCAG GCTCTAGATTTGAAGCCCAACTACGTCCGTGCATGGGCTAATATGGGAATTAGCTATGCCAACCAG GGTCTGTACGAGGATTCCATTCGGTACTATGTAAGGGCGGTTTCCATGAATCCAAAAGCAGACAATGCCTGGCAGTACTTGAGAATTTCACTTGG TAACGCTTCACGCAGTGATATGATTGCTGCATGTGATTCCCGCAACCTTGATGTCCTTCAGAAAGAGTTTCCCCTCTGA